From a single Planctellipticum variicoloris genomic region:
- a CDS encoding ABC transporter permease subunit/CPBP intramembrane protease — MNWINVLIVFQREVLDQLRDRRTLFMVAVLPLLLYPILGIGMVQMMLLFSEQPRTVVVLGTAELPPSGPLLLEDGHFVRDLFRTADDADKLAVVDDQPPIKDSDSDRATLLKTARTLADRLLKLRTHELPELRKQGTLPPEIREQHLNDALGASGMQVLVVFPPGFQQHLEQRRRQLENRELTSDEFPRPLVVYNSADEKSQIAYTRVSDALRSWEKRVLRSELKAGGLPENLPSPVDADVLDLADQVQLSANVWSKLFPALLVIMALTGAFYPAIDVVAGEKERGTMETLLISPASRTEIVLGKFLTVLLFSISTAVLNLLSLGGTGKYMVSLAGTGRGVASRLGDLSLPPVSSIAWVLVMLLPLAALFSALCLALATFARSNKEGQYYLTPVLMVTMGLTVFCLSPGVELEPFYSVMPVMGPSLLLKELLRSSGNIGELSLFAIPVLISSVGYAALALWWAIDQFGREDVLFREAERFDLRLWIVHLFRDKELTPSFAEGMFCFIAIMLLQFAAMKFMQAPLQGVTAASRSTAMMQLLMIQQLVIIATPALMMGVMLTSSIRATFRLRWPRSIELAAALALPVVLHPVVLTLAGLIQGFFPPLPPAVVEALGSMTDDSQPLWLVLLAFAGAPALCEEIAFRGFILSGFCRGGRIYIAMVFSSLAFGVMHLIPQQVFNASLLGLVLGLMCIRSRSLVPGIAFHFVFNGLEVVRNRYGAQLPAGGGWDYVWKVEEGSLVYQPLLVLTCLAAGTALIVWWWRQPSPGKIPVRGERLASRE; from the coding sequence ATGAACTGGATCAACGTCCTGATCGTCTTTCAGCGAGAGGTCCTGGATCAGCTCCGCGACCGGCGGACGCTGTTCATGGTGGCTGTGCTGCCGTTGCTGCTGTATCCGATCCTCGGCATCGGCATGGTGCAGATGATGCTGCTCTTCTCCGAGCAGCCCCGGACCGTCGTCGTGCTGGGGACCGCCGAACTGCCGCCCTCGGGGCCTTTGCTGCTCGAAGACGGGCACTTCGTGCGCGATCTGTTCCGGACGGCCGACGACGCCGACAAACTGGCCGTCGTGGACGATCAGCCGCCGATTAAAGACTCCGACTCAGATCGGGCAACGCTCCTCAAGACCGCCCGGACGCTGGCGGACCGGTTGCTCAAGCTTCGCACGCACGAGCTGCCCGAGCTCCGGAAACAGGGGACTCTGCCGCCGGAGATTCGCGAGCAGCACCTGAACGACGCGCTCGGCGCCAGCGGGATGCAGGTGCTGGTCGTCTTTCCGCCCGGCTTCCAGCAGCATCTGGAGCAACGCCGCCGGCAGCTTGAGAATCGCGAGCTGACTTCCGATGAGTTTCCGCGTCCGCTGGTCGTCTACAACAGCGCCGACGAGAAGTCGCAGATTGCCTATACCCGCGTCAGCGACGCGCTGCGAAGCTGGGAAAAGCGCGTGCTCCGCAGCGAGCTGAAGGCGGGAGGGCTCCCGGAAAACCTTCCCAGTCCGGTCGACGCCGACGTCCTGGACCTCGCCGATCAGGTGCAGCTCTCCGCCAATGTCTGGAGCAAGCTCTTCCCGGCCCTCCTGGTCATCATGGCGCTGACGGGAGCGTTTTACCCCGCGATTGACGTCGTCGCCGGCGAAAAAGAACGCGGCACGATGGAGACGCTGCTGATCAGTCCCGCTTCGCGCACCGAGATCGTGCTGGGAAAATTCCTGACGGTGCTCCTCTTCAGCATCTCGACGGCGGTCCTGAATCTGCTCAGCCTCGGCGGGACCGGCAAATATATGGTCTCGCTCGCCGGTACCGGCCGGGGTGTCGCCTCCCGCCTGGGGGACCTGTCCCTGCCCCCGGTGAGCAGCATCGCCTGGGTTCTCGTGATGCTGCTCCCCCTCGCGGCGCTCTTCAGCGCACTTTGCCTGGCGCTGGCGACCTTCGCCCGCAGCAACAAGGAAGGGCAGTACTATCTGACGCCGGTGCTGATGGTGACGATGGGTCTCACCGTGTTCTGCCTGTCGCCGGGGGTCGAGCTGGAGCCGTTCTACAGCGTGATGCCGGTTATGGGGCCGTCGCTGCTGCTGAAGGAACTGCTGCGCAGTTCGGGGAACATCGGCGAGCTGTCGCTGTTTGCGATTCCCGTGCTGATCTCCTCGGTCGGCTACGCCGCCCTGGCCCTCTGGTGGGCGATCGACCAGTTCGGGCGTGAAGATGTGCTGTTCCGCGAGGCCGAGCGGTTCGATCTCCGGCTCTGGATCGTGCATCTGTTTCGCGATAAAGAGCTGACGCCGTCGTTTGCCGAGGGGATGTTCTGCTTTATCGCCATCATGCTGCTGCAGTTCGCCGCGATGAAGTTCATGCAGGCCCCGCTGCAGGGAGTGACCGCCGCCAGCCGTTCGACGGCGATGATGCAACTGCTGATGATCCAGCAGCTCGTCATCATCGCGACGCCGGCCCTGATGATGGGGGTCATGCTGACCAGCAGCATTCGGGCGACGTTCCGGCTGCGCTGGCCGAGATCGATCGAACTGGCGGCCGCGCTGGCGCTGCCGGTGGTGCTGCACCCGGTCGTTCTGACTCTGGCGGGACTGATTCAGGGGTTCTTCCCGCCGTTGCCGCCGGCAGTCGTCGAGGCGCTCGGGAGCATGACGGACGACAGTCAGCCGTTGTGGCTGGTGCTGCTGGCCTTCGCCGGGGCGCCGGCCCTCTGCGAGGAGATCGCGTTCCGGGGCTTCATTCTGAGCGGCTTCTGCCGCGGCGGCCGGATCTATATTGCGATGGTGTTCAGCAGCCTGGCGTTCGGCGTGATGCATCTGATCCCGCAGCAGGTTTTCAACGCCTCTCTGCTGGGGCTGGTGCTGGGGCTGATGTGCATCCGCAGCCGGAGCCTGGTTCCGGGCATCGCGTTTCACTTCGTGTTCAACGGGCTGGAGGTCGTGCGGAACCGCTACGGTGCGCAGCTCCCGGCGGGGGGGGGCTGGGACTACGTCTGGAAGGTCGAGGAGGGGAGTCTGGTCTACCAGCCCCTGCTGGTCCTGACGTGCCTGGCGGCGGGAACGGCGCTGATCGTCTGGTGGTGGAGGCAGCCTTCGCCGGGGAAGATTCCGGTGCGCGGGGAGCGATTAGCGAGCAGGGAGTAG
- a CDS encoding DUF3883 domain-containing protein → MYEFAGEGKHFIAYHNTEKIGHEFNGERFVPGERWNWSTKKSPEQFLGGKIWCVSGQSSPRRYLAYGWYEADEIEAMDDGDFPFVICGDVGFAFPKPVCLNDQPWIAGFLKSQSNFSLGMQQIHPDFVRELEELGRSCRDLQLVVPSDDGGKQAPSTPTQQGFQASPEDRKLIESYAVGWAKEHFEEQGFVVEVVGKPFDLRCTRESEFKFVEVKGTVGQLGEVILTKNEVEFARQNRSQMVLFVVHGIQLVDDAIARVAVGGDVFLQDPWVVDEHGELTANQYRYRLQADGMLLVVQYK, encoded by the coding sequence ATGTACGAATTCGCTGGAGAAGGCAAGCACTTTATTGCATATCACAACACAGAGAAAATCGGCCACGAATTCAATGGCGAACGCTTTGTTCCTGGGGAGCGCTGGAACTGGTCGACCAAGAAGTCACCGGAACAATTCCTTGGTGGAAAGATCTGGTGCGTGAGCGGACAGAGTTCGCCTCGACGTTACCTGGCATATGGCTGGTATGAAGCTGATGAAATTGAGGCGATGGACGATGGTGATTTCCCGTTTGTTATCTGCGGTGACGTCGGATTCGCGTTTCCTAAACCCGTGTGCCTGAACGATCAGCCGTGGATTGCAGGGTTTCTGAAGAGCCAAAGCAATTTCAGCCTCGGAATGCAGCAGATTCATCCGGATTTCGTCAGGGAATTGGAAGAACTGGGACGCAGTTGCAGAGATTTGCAACTCGTTGTGCCAAGCGATGACGGAGGGAAACAGGCCCCATCAACGCCGACGCAACAGGGGTTCCAAGCGTCGCCGGAGGATCGCAAACTGATCGAGTCGTACGCGGTCGGCTGGGCAAAGGAGCATTTCGAGGAGCAAGGATTCGTGGTCGAAGTGGTTGGCAAGCCTTTCGACCTCCGATGCACTCGAGAGAGCGAATTCAAATTCGTCGAGGTTAAAGGAACTGTGGGACAGCTTGGCGAAGTAATTCTGACAAAGAACGAAGTCGAGTTTGCACGGCAGAATAGGAGCCAAATGGTTTTGTTCGTCGTGCACGGTATTCAACTAGTAGATGACGCGATTGCGAGAGTCGCTGTCGGCGGCGACGTGTTTCTTCAAGACCCTTGGGTCGTTGATGAGCACGGTGAATTGACTGCGAATCAATACAGATATAGGCTGCAGGCAGATGGTATGTTACTGGTTGTGCAATATAAATAG
- the mqnC gene encoding cyclic dehypoxanthinyl futalosine synthase — MSAEVARVLAKAVDGERISTDECLTLLRSHDLTAIGHAADQVTRRLHPEPYRTYNIDRNINYSNVCAAVCDFCAFYRPLKHEEAYVLSTEEILHKIEETVGLGGDQILMQGGLHPTLPLSWYEDLLRAIKQAYPQVNIHGFSPPELFHFAKVSKLPLREVLERLKAAGLGSLPGGGGEILVDRVRKEITRGKVLTDDWLNVHRVWHELGGKSSGTMMFGHVETLEDRVEHLDRIRQLQDETGGFTAFICWTFQAPEHAPWFGGDRAGGVDMSKTPEAGAFEYLKTQAISRLYLDNVPNIQSSWVTQGDKIGGLALMFGANDMGSLMIEENVVAQAGTVYHLTLEMIRSLIRDAGYIPRQRNVFYEYIDETDPQDLAPRASRTLLPVLN, encoded by the coding sequence TTGTCTGCCGAAGTTGCCCGAGTCCTCGCTAAAGCCGTCGACGGCGAACGCATCAGCACCGACGAATGCCTCACGCTCCTCCGGTCCCACGATCTGACGGCGATCGGCCACGCCGCGGATCAGGTCACCCGTCGGCTGCATCCCGAGCCGTATCGCACGTACAACATCGACCGGAACATCAATTACTCGAACGTCTGCGCGGCGGTCTGCGACTTCTGCGCGTTCTATCGCCCGCTGAAGCACGAAGAGGCGTACGTCCTCTCGACCGAAGAAATCCTGCACAAGATCGAGGAAACCGTCGGCCTGGGGGGCGACCAGATCCTGATGCAGGGGGGCCTCCACCCGACGCTACCGCTGTCGTGGTACGAAGACCTCCTGCGGGCCATCAAGCAGGCCTATCCTCAGGTCAACATTCACGGTTTCAGCCCGCCGGAGCTGTTCCATTTCGCCAAAGTCAGCAAGCTCCCGCTCCGCGAAGTCCTGGAACGGCTCAAAGCGGCCGGTCTGGGAAGTTTGCCGGGAGGAGGCGGCGAGATTCTGGTGGACCGTGTCCGGAAAGAAATCACCCGAGGCAAGGTCCTCACGGACGACTGGTTGAACGTCCATCGCGTCTGGCACGAACTGGGCGGCAAGTCCAGCGGCACCATGATGTTCGGTCACGTGGAGACGCTCGAAGACCGCGTCGAACACCTCGACCGGATCCGCCAGCTCCAGGACGAAACCGGCGGCTTCACCGCCTTCATCTGCTGGACGTTCCAGGCCCCGGAACACGCCCCCTGGTTCGGCGGCGACCGGGCCGGCGGCGTCGACATGTCGAAAACTCCAGAGGCCGGCGCATTCGAGTATCTGAAGACGCAGGCCATTTCCCGCCTCTACCTCGACAATGTCCCCAATATCCAGTCTTCCTGGGTCACGCAGGGAGACAAAATCGGCGGTCTGGCCCTCATGTTCGGCGCGAACGACATGGGGAGCCTGATGATCGAGGAAAACGTCGTTGCCCAGGCGGGTACCGTTTACCATCTGACCCTGGAAATGATCCGCAGTCTGATTCGGGATGCGGGATATATTCCCCGGCAGCGGAACGTCTTCTACGAATACATCGACGAGACCGATCCGCAGGATCTTGCGCCTCGCGCCAGCAGGACCCTCCTGCCGGTGCTGAATTGA
- a CDS encoding ABC transporter ATP-binding protein, whose translation MITVERLTKRFADLRQGGVTALDNVSFEVKPGEIFGLLGPNGAGKTTCMRILSTVLKPTSGTAIVAGYDVATHPAEVRGQIGFMSGNTGIYDRLSAWETVEYFGRLYGIPEDRLQERITHLFERLQMTEIRDMLGSKMSTGMKQKVSIARTIVHDPPVMIFDEPTNGLDVLVARKVIDEIRALRDQGKCIIYSTHIMREVEKLCHRIAIIYKGRILAIGSLDELREQHQRNDLEELFFALVDRHDQAAAASLHL comes from the coding sequence ATGATCACCGTCGAACGACTGACGAAGCGTTTCGCGGACCTGCGGCAGGGGGGCGTCACCGCTCTCGACAACGTGAGCTTCGAGGTCAAACCGGGCGAAATCTTCGGCCTCCTCGGCCCGAACGGCGCCGGCAAGACCACCTGCATGCGGATCCTGAGCACAGTCCTCAAGCCGACCTCCGGGACGGCGATCGTCGCGGGCTACGATGTGGCCACCCACCCGGCGGAGGTCCGCGGCCAGATCGGTTTCATGTCCGGCAACACCGGCATCTACGACCGGCTGTCCGCCTGGGAGACGGTGGAGTATTTCGGCCGCCTTTACGGTATCCCCGAGGACCGGTTGCAGGAGCGGATTACGCACCTGTTCGAGCGGCTGCAGATGACCGAAATCCGCGACATGCTCGGGTCCAAAATGTCGACCGGCATGAAGCAGAAGGTTTCCATCGCGCGGACCATCGTCCACGACCCGCCGGTCATGATCTTCGACGAGCCGACCAACGGCCTCGACGTGCTGGTCGCCCGCAAAGTGATCGACGAAATCCGCGCGTTGCGCGACCAGGGGAAATGCATCATCTACTCGACGCACATCATGCGGGAAGTCGAGAAGCTCTGTCACCGGATCGCCATCATCTACAAGGGCCGGATCCTCGCGATCGGCTCGCTCGACGAACTGCGCGAGCAGCATCAGCGCAACGACCTGGAAGAGCTGTTCTTCGCGCTGGTCGATCGCCACGATCAGGCCGCTGCCGCCAGTCTGCATCTCTGA
- a CDS encoding homoserine dehydrogenase — MSAEPLQLGLIGVGNVGTGVAKILLNHPDRITRRSGRPVVIRRAVVRDLSKPRDLALPAGVLTDDVQAVIRDPEIKVAVELMGGIHPAREVVLELLKAGKDVVTANKALLCEHGDEIFQLARELGRTVAFEAAVAGGIPIIAAVGQSMAANQIVGIQAILNGTSNYILSEMLLRGQTYADALRGAQELGYAEADPALDVNGTDAAQKLGILAQLSFGTKVPLSEFHCSGIDKLEQADIEYAGDLGYTIKLLASARLVEGRLELSVRPTLIRRDRALAMTHGPFNAILLDGDVVGSVWYSGRGAGQDPTASAVTADIIDMAIGRAQLTFSRLDLWGESAGFPIAPLEETASRFYLRLAVDDRPHVMADITDILGRNNISLASVIQREAPEVEGDSPTPVVPLVIMTHRTKTGQLQAAEAALHKLGSVKYPWTVLAVAD, encoded by the coding sequence ATGTCCGCTGAACCGCTGCAGTTGGGTTTGATTGGCGTCGGCAACGTCGGGACCGGCGTGGCGAAGATTCTGCTGAATCATCCCGACCGGATTACGCGGCGGAGCGGCCGACCGGTGGTAATCCGGCGGGCCGTCGTGCGCGATCTGAGCAAGCCGCGGGATCTGGCGTTGCCGGCCGGCGTGCTGACGGACGATGTCCAGGCGGTGATTCGCGATCCCGAAATCAAGGTCGCCGTTGAGCTGATGGGGGGGATTCACCCGGCCCGCGAAGTCGTCCTGGAGCTGCTGAAGGCCGGCAAGGACGTCGTGACCGCGAACAAGGCGCTGCTCTGCGAGCATGGCGACGAGATTTTTCAGTTGGCGCGGGAACTCGGCCGGACGGTCGCCTTTGAGGCCGCAGTGGCGGGGGGGATTCCGATCATCGCGGCGGTCGGGCAGTCGATGGCGGCGAACCAGATCGTCGGCATCCAGGCGATTCTGAACGGCACCAGCAATTACATCCTCTCTGAAATGCTGCTGCGGGGTCAGACGTATGCGGACGCTCTGCGCGGAGCGCAGGAACTGGGCTATGCGGAAGCCGACCCGGCGCTGGACGTGAACGGGACGGACGCCGCGCAGAAGCTGGGGATCCTGGCCCAGCTCTCCTTCGGCACGAAGGTGCCGCTGTCGGAGTTCCACTGTTCGGGGATCGACAAGCTGGAGCAGGCCGATATCGAATACGCGGGGGACCTGGGCTATACGATCAAGCTGCTGGCGTCGGCCCGGCTGGTGGAGGGGCGGCTGGAGTTGAGCGTCCGTCCGACGCTGATCCGCCGGGACAGGGCGCTGGCGATGACGCACGGCCCGTTCAACGCGATTCTGCTCGATGGCGACGTCGTGGGGAGCGTGTGGTATTCGGGACGCGGGGCGGGACAGGATCCGACCGCCTCGGCAGTGACGGCGGACATCATCGACATGGCGATCGGGCGGGCGCAGCTCACGTTTTCGCGGCTCGACCTGTGGGGCGAGAGCGCCGGCTTCCCGATCGCGCCGCTCGAAGAGACTGCGAGCCGGTTCTATCTGCGGCTGGCGGTGGATGACCGTCCCCACGTGATGGCGGACATCACGGATATTCTGGGCCGGAACAACATCAGCCTGGCGAGCGTCATTCAGCGGGAAGCGCCGGAGGTGGAAGGGGACAGCCCGACGCCGGTCGTGCCGCTGGTGATCATGACGCACCGGACGAAGACGGGTCAGTTACAGGCGGCGGAAGCGGCGCTGCACAAGCTGGGTTCGGTGAAGTACCCGTGGACGGTGCTGGCGGTGGCGGATTAG
- a CDS encoding tetratricopeptide repeat protein translates to MLSRTRHFRSSVARHGVALAICWLLSGAAGCALPWEKKLLLDDKLPNIDSVQGPGERGLRNFLRGKQDDPNADLSQPLIGTDEYNAANELYEAGQFEEAEGAFKKLSKGKKFKHSDIREDALFMWGESAFEQQKFSKSHDAYAELLRDYPSTRHLDTVSQRLFKIAMIWLDHPQVAQMSEIQQVNLEEPRQKLPAEQPPEKSATPVFIPNLTDKTRPLFDTEGNAVAALRAIWLHDTTGPLADDALMLAASHYARRGNFLEADHLFSTLREQYPTSPHLQQAFELGSHVKLMSYQGPAYDVKSLEEAEQLKEATLRLYGDTGDKERLKEELAKIEDQKALQLWDTAQFYLKKNRKTSASVYLHLLVDRYGKTRLAEPARKQLAELGPEYASGRPLLNPLPPEKSPSRLSKEGREAASRWWWGAEEEPPAGGAPRTSPTETPAEDEPEVDPYDPSVVEKEGTPPRSLFRRSTPKDSESAGDVEAAGSGDGKPRSRWSPPRLLPFGGDQAKPLPESADAEEAEVEEAPAGKVSF, encoded by the coding sequence ATGCTCAGCCGGACTCGCCACTTTCGATCGTCGGTCGCCCGTCACGGCGTGGCGCTGGCGATCTGCTGGTTGTTGTCCGGCGCCGCGGGGTGTGCGTTGCCGTGGGAGAAAAAACTCCTGCTGGACGACAAGCTGCCGAACATCGACTCGGTCCAGGGACCGGGCGAGCGGGGACTGCGGAACTTTCTTCGCGGCAAGCAGGACGACCCGAACGCCGATCTGTCGCAGCCGCTGATCGGGACCGACGAATACAACGCGGCGAATGAGCTGTACGAAGCGGGGCAGTTTGAGGAAGCCGAAGGGGCCTTCAAGAAGCTCTCCAAAGGGAAGAAGTTCAAGCACAGCGACATCCGAGAAGACGCCCTGTTCATGTGGGGCGAGTCGGCGTTCGAGCAGCAGAAGTTCTCCAAGTCGCACGACGCTTATGCCGAGCTGCTGCGGGACTACCCCAGCACGCGGCATCTCGACACGGTTTCTCAGCGGCTGTTCAAGATTGCAATGATCTGGCTCGATCACCCGCAGGTCGCGCAGATGAGCGAGATTCAACAGGTCAACCTGGAAGAGCCCCGTCAGAAGCTGCCGGCCGAACAGCCGCCCGAGAAATCCGCGACCCCCGTTTTCATTCCGAATCTGACCGACAAGACGCGTCCGCTGTTCGATACCGAAGGGAACGCCGTCGCCGCCCTGCGGGCGATCTGGCTGCACGACACGACCGGACCGCTGGCCGACGACGCCCTGATGCTGGCGGCCAGCCATTACGCCCGGCGGGGGAATTTCCTGGAGGCCGACCACCTGTTCTCGACGCTTCGGGAGCAGTATCCGACCAGCCCGCATCTGCAGCAGGCGTTCGAGCTCGGCTCGCACGTGAAGCTGATGTCGTACCAGGGGCCGGCGTACGACGTGAAGTCGCTGGAAGAAGCCGAGCAGCTCAAGGAAGCGACGCTGCGGCTCTATGGCGACACGGGCGACAAAGAACGGCTGAAAGAAGAACTGGCGAAAATCGAAGACCAGAAGGCGCTGCAGCTCTGGGACACGGCACAGTTCTATCTGAAAAAGAATCGCAAGACCTCGGCCTCGGTCTATCTACACCTGCTGGTGGATCGTTACGGGAAGACGCGGCTGGCAGAGCCGGCCCGCAAGCAGCTTGCCGAACTGGGGCCCGAATATGCGTCGGGCCGGCCGCTGCTGAATCCGCTGCCGCCGGAGAAGTCGCCGTCCCGCCTCAGCAAGGAAGGCCGGGAAGCCGCGTCCCGCTGGTGGTGGGGTGCGGAGGAAGAGCCGCCGGCCGGCGGTGCGCCACGAACTTCGCCGACGGAGACGCCGGCCGAAGACGAACCGGAAGTCGATCCGTACGATCCCTCGGTCGTCGAGAAAGAGGGAACGCCGCCGCGGAGCTTGTTCCGTCGCTCAACGCCGAAGGATTCTGAAAGCGCTGGCGACGTCGAGGCCGCCGGTAGCGGGGACGGCAAGCCCCGATCGCGCTGGTCGCCGCCGCGGCTGCTGCCGTTCGGCGGGGACCAGGCCAAGCCGCTGCCGGAGAGTGCGGATGCGGAAGAGGCCGAAGTCGAGGAAGCCCCGGCGGGCAAGGTCAGCTTCTGA
- a CDS encoding LptE family protein — protein sequence MNRRTCGGAGDGVSRRSWLRGAIAGGLGLLLPGCGYMVGQSYSPELRTVSVPIFENTGYRRGIEFQLTEAVQKEITRRTPYRLARGPEADTRLSGKIVDVRKDVLGETSQDDPRELQLTYLVRVSWEDLRNGQILAQQEVPIAPADIPLIGQAEMAPEVGQSLATATQEAVDRLARRIVDMMEVPW from the coding sequence TTGAATCGAAGGACCTGCGGCGGCGCTGGCGACGGCGTATCGCGGCGGTCGTGGCTGCGCGGCGCGATCGCCGGCGGACTGGGGCTGCTGCTGCCCGGCTGCGGCTATATGGTCGGTCAATCGTACAGCCCCGAACTGCGGACGGTCAGCGTCCCGATCTTCGAGAATACCGGGTATCGCCGGGGGATTGAGTTTCAGCTCACCGAAGCGGTGCAGAAGGAAATCACCCGGCGGACGCCGTATCGTCTGGCCAGGGGACCGGAAGCCGACACGCGGCTGTCGGGCAAAATCGTCGACGTCCGCAAGGATGTGCTGGGGGAAACGTCTCAGGACGATCCGCGCGAGCTGCAGCTCACTTATCTGGTGCGGGTGAGCTGGGAGGATCTGCGAAACGGCCAAATTCTGGCCCAGCAGGAAGTTCCCATCGCTCCGGCCGACATTCCGCTGATCGGCCAGGCCGAAATGGCCCCGGAAGTCGGTCAGTCGCTTGCGACGGCGACGCAGGAAGCCGTCGACCGCCTCGCCCGGCGGATTGTCGACATGATGGAAGTCCCCTGGTAG
- a CDS encoding menaquinone biosynthetic enzyme MqnA/MqnD family protein — MTVTFGEPRRLQIGAVTYLNSKPLVEGLAELAAGADLRLDYPSRLADDLTSGRLDVALIPSIEYFRGDGRYEVVSDACVAARGPVLSVKLYTRVPWNEIRTLALDEGSRTSATLARVLLAERFGVRPELLPLPLNRPVLESPADALVIIGDRAISSPEEQFRDTWDLGEEWNRWTGLPFVFAMWVTRADCDLGPVEEALSRARDLGVERLEAIARREAPLLGLSLPTTIQYLRENLHFVLGEPERKGLQLFYQYASRLGLAPSGVDLVCRSCPSPR; from the coding sequence ATGACCGTCACGTTCGGCGAGCCCCGGCGCTTGCAGATCGGTGCGGTGACGTATCTAAACTCGAAACCGCTCGTGGAGGGCCTCGCCGAGCTCGCGGCCGGGGCCGATCTCCGGCTGGACTACCCCAGCCGGCTGGCGGACGACCTGACCAGCGGCCGGCTCGACGTCGCTCTGATTCCCTCAATCGAGTATTTCCGGGGCGACGGCCGGTATGAAGTCGTGTCCGACGCCTGCGTGGCGGCTCGCGGGCCGGTGCTGAGCGTCAAACTCTATACCCGCGTTCCCTGGAACGAAATCCGCACGCTGGCGCTCGACGAAGGGTCCCGCACCAGCGCCACGCTGGCCCGCGTCCTCCTGGCCGAACGCTTTGGCGTCCGGCCGGAACTCCTCCCGTTGCCGCTCAATCGACCGGTCCTGGAGAGTCCCGCCGACGCCCTGGTGATCATCGGCGACCGGGCGATTTCCTCGCCGGAAGAGCAATTCCGCGACACGTGGGATCTGGGGGAGGAGTGGAATCGCTGGACCGGTTTGCCGTTTGTCTTTGCAATGTGGGTCACCCGGGCCGACTGCGATCTGGGGCCGGTGGAAGAGGCCCTGTCGCGGGCCCGCGATCTGGGGGTCGAGCGGCTGGAAGCCATCGCCCGCCGGGAGGCTCCGTTGCTGGGACTCAGCCTGCCGACTACGATTCAATACCTGCGGGAAAACCTGCACTTCGTGCTCGGCGAGCCGGAGCGGAAGGGCCTGCAACTCTTTTATCAGTATGCGTCCCGGTTGGGACTTGCGCCGTCAGGAGTCGACCTTGTCTGCCGAAGTTGCCCGAGTCCTCGCTAA
- a CDS encoding glycosyltransferase family 2 protein, with protein sequence MTETVPDFTVVIPTYNYGAYLERAVDSVHAQTGPTREIVVVDDGSTDDTPAVAARLAAKITYVRQPNAGVAVARNAGIERARGRYILFLDADDRLADGALEHFHQAAIEHPEAVTLLGGYRSIGIDGIPVPKRSLPRMTTPTENFRRYVCRDFTIASGMAAVRRDALGDIRFPSGVTNGEDVVFFGQLLAWFPCWSFPAVVVEMFDHAARARRDYSRHLQNGTKTVDALFQPGVLPATALKLRPVFASRWLLSLARAALQGGDRKTARACYLKVLRQRGQDLLNLKQLGRLVRACWPGTGSFPRELARG encoded by the coding sequence GTGACCGAAACCGTTCCCGATTTCACCGTTGTCATCCCGACCTATAATTACGGGGCCTACCTCGAACGCGCCGTCGACTCGGTCCACGCGCAGACCGGCCCCACGCGCGAGATCGTGGTCGTCGACGACGGTTCCACGGACGACACCCCGGCGGTCGCCGCCCGGCTCGCCGCAAAAATCACGTACGTCCGCCAGCCGAATGCCGGAGTCGCCGTCGCCCGCAATGCGGGAATCGAACGCGCTCGCGGCCGCTATATCCTCTTCCTCGACGCCGACGACCGGCTCGCCGACGGCGCCCTGGAACACTTTCACCAGGCCGCGATCGAACACCCGGAGGCGGTGACGCTGCTGGGGGGCTATCGCAGCATCGGGATCGACGGCATCCCGGTTCCGAAACGCTCATTGCCGCGCATGACGACCCCGACCGAAAACTTCCGCCGCTACGTCTGCCGCGATTTCACGATCGCCAGCGGCATGGCCGCCGTCCGACGGGACGCCCTCGGCGACATCCGCTTTCCCTCCGGCGTCACCAACGGCGAAGACGTCGTTTTCTTCGGTCAATTGCTGGCCTGGTTTCCCTGCTGGTCATTTCCCGCCGTCGTCGTCGAAATGTTCGACCACGCCGCCCGCGCGCGGCGTGACTACTCCCGGCACCTGCAGAACGGCACAAAGACCGTCGACGCCCTGTTCCAGCCCGGCGTTCTGCCGGCGACGGCGTTAAAACTGCGCCCGGTATTTGCCTCGCGCTGGCTGCTGAGCCTGGCCCGCGCCGCCCTGCAGGGAGGCGACCGGAAGACCGCGCGGGCCTGCTACCTGAAGGTCCTCCGCCAGCGAGGTCAGGATCTGCTGAACCTGAAACAGCTCGGCCGGCTCGTCCGCGCCTGCTGGCCGGGGACAGGCTCTTTCCCTCGTGAACTTGCACGGGGCTGA